From the genome of bacterium:
GTTCCGCTCGATGCCTCCCCGCTCGGCGGGCTCGATGCGCTCCTTTCCACGGTGCAGATGCCGCCGGGCATCCCGGTGGCAGCGATGGGCATCGGAGCGGCCGGTGCCCGGAACGCGGGGCTGTTCGCGGCGCGGATCCTCGCCCTCTCGGACGCCGCCCTCGCGAAGCGGTATGCGAACTTCGTGGCGGCGCAATCGGAGAAAGTCCTTTCGGCGGATGAAGAGCTCCGCAAGGGACGCTCCGGGAACTGATTTTTCCGATGGCCGACATCATCCCGGTCTCCATGGAAGCGCCCGAGGGGGAGATCCTCATCCGGGCGGCCGGGGCGCTGAAGCGGGGAAAGTGCATCGCCGTTCCCACCGACACGCTCTACGGGCTCTGCGCCCGTGCCCTTGACCGCGAGGCCATCGATCGGCTCTTCGCCGTGAAGGGCCGCACCGAAAAAAAGGGTGCCCCTGTCCTGATCGGACTTTTCCCGCAGCTCTATCTTCTGACGGATCGGATTCCCGCCGCCGCGCAGCGTCTCGTGCGCGCGCTGTGGCCGGGGCCGCTCACCCTGATTTTTCCGGCGAGGCCGCATGTTTCCCGCGTTCTTTGCGGGGGCGGGGATGGCGTCGCGGTCCGCCTGC
Proteins encoded in this window:
- a CDS encoding L-threonylcarbamoyladenylate synthase, whose translation is MADIIPVSMEAPEGEILIRAAGALKRGKCIAVPTDTLYGLCARALDREAIDRLFAVKGRTEKKGAPVLIGLFPQLYLLTDRIPAAAQRLVRALWPGPLTLIFPARPHVSRVLCGGGDGVAVRLPGQALCRTLARWVGPFAATSANPPGAPPFARAREVAEAFGEKLEMILDGGALGQDSPSSVVDVRGEKPLLIREGPVAFSEVEAAWGE